A portion of the candidate division Zixibacteria bacterium HGW-Zixibacteria-1 genome contains these proteins:
- a CDS encoding isoprenyl transferase yields the protein MVSTKDILKAQIDMGRIPKHVAIIMDGNGRWAGRRNLPRTAGHEAGVDAVRKVVRAAAEIGIKYLTLYTFSVENWSRPREEVTALMRLLSRTTRGEIDELNRNNVRLITTGRIGELSISRRKALTIAMQKTRENTGLVLNLALNYGGRSEIIDAVKAIATAVSSKQIKPREIDETLFSNYLYTAGLPDPDLLIRTSGEMRISNFLIWQTSYTELYVTNVLWPDFGRKELFRAVIDYQKRERRFGKV from the coding sequence ATGGTCAGCACCAAAGATATACTCAAAGCGCAGATCGATATGGGGCGTATTCCAAAGCATGTTGCCATTATTATGGACGGCAACGGGCGCTGGGCCGGCAGGCGTAATTTGCCCCGAACGGCCGGCCATGAGGCGGGTGTGGACGCGGTGCGAAAAGTCGTGCGGGCGGCCGCCGAAATCGGCATAAAGTATTTGACTCTTTATACTTTCTCAGTGGAAAATTGGTCCCGTCCGCGAGAGGAAGTAACCGCCTTGATGCGCCTTCTGTCACGGACCACCCGGGGCGAAATAGACGAATTGAACCGAAACAATGTCCGCTTGATAACGACCGGCCGTATCGGTGAATTATCGATTTCACGGCGCAAAGCTTTGACCATCGCCATGCAAAAAACGCGTGAGAACACGGGCCTGGTCCTCAACCTGGCCCTCAATTATGGGGGGCGGTCGGAAATTATCGATGCCGTCAAAGCGATTGCCACGGCGGTGTCTTCGAAACAAATAAAGCCGAGAGAAATCGACGAAACGCTTTTTTCAAATTATCTCTACACCGCCGGTCTGCCTGACCCGGATCTGTTGATCAGAACTTCGGGGGAAATGCGCATTTCCAATTTTCTAATCTGGCAGACCAGTTATACCGAGCTCTATGTTACCAATGTTCTCTGGCCCGATTTCGGCCGCAAAGAGCTGTTCCGGGCCGTTATAGATTACCAGAAACGGGAACGCCGCTTCGGAAAGGTTTGA
- a CDS encoding tRNA guanosine(34) transglycosylase Tgt codes for MSSGPFSYNLITRDGDTRRGTVTTPHGQFQTPAFMPVGTSGAVKAMTAEDLEGCGAEIILGNTYHLYLRPGEKLIREMGGLAEFNSWHKPTLTDSGGFQVFSMQDLSKIDDDGVIFKSHHDGSMHHFYPEKVIQIQLDIGADIIMSFDQCVPYPADKSLATTGVMRTYDWAKRGRSYFDQQSGGDNNDIALFGIVQGSVYQELRKISAEQLVELNFPGYSIGGLAVGESKAEMEETLAYTIKLLPHEKPRYLMGVGYPEDILMAVSYGIDMFDCVLPTRNARTGMVFTSEGPLVFRNADVADDSRPLDVNCDCRVCRRYSRAYIRHLYNQREITALVLATYHSTYFFQNLMRRIRDAIMENRFDQFRNEFLEKYEQGRDNE; via the coding sequence ATGTCTTCCGGCCCCTTTTCATACAATCTTATCACGCGTGATGGCGACACCCGGCGCGGTACCGTGACCACGCCGCATGGTCAGTTCCAGACACCCGCTTTCATGCCGGTCGGAACCAGCGGGGCGGTGAAGGCCATGACGGCCGAGGATCTTGAAGGCTGCGGGGCGGAAATTATTCTGGGCAACACTTATCATCTTTATCTGCGGCCGGGGGAAAAGCTGATAAGGGAGATGGGCGGTTTGGCCGAGTTCAATTCCTGGCACAAACCGACCCTGACCGATTCGGGCGGCTTCCAGGTTTTTTCGATGCAGGACCTGTCCAAAATCGACGATGACGGAGTTATATTTAAGTCGCACCATGATGGCTCAATGCATCATTTTTATCCCGAAAAAGTGATTCAGATACAGCTCGATATCGGCGCCGATATAATTATGTCATTCGATCAATGCGTGCCGTATCCGGCCGATAAATCCCTGGCCACGACCGGTGTCATGCGCACCTATGACTGGGCCAAACGCGGCCGCAGTTATTTCGATCAGCAGTCAGGCGGTGACAATAATGACATCGCCTTGTTCGGGATTGTCCAGGGATCGGTTTATCAGGAACTGCGCAAAATCTCGGCCGAGCAGCTCGTGGAGCTTAATTTCCCCGGTTATTCCATTGGCGGTCTGGCTGTCGGCGAATCAAAAGCCGAGATGGAAGAGACGCTGGCATACACGATAAAATTGCTGCCTCATGAGAAACCTCGTTATTTGATGGGGGTCGGTTACCCCGAGGATATATTGATGGCGGTTTCATATGGGATCGATATGTTCGACTGCGTTTTGCCGACCCGCAATGCGCGAACCGGAATGGTTTTCACATCCGAGGGGCCGCTTGTCTTCCGCAATGCCGATGTGGCCGATGATTCCCGGCCGCTTGATGTCAATTGCGATTGCCGTGTCTGCCGGAGATACAGCCGGGCCTATATCCGGCATCTGTATAACCAGCGCGAGATTACCGCCCTGGTTCTGGCCACCTATCATTCGACCTACTTTTTCCAAAACCTGATGCGGCGGATACGTGACGCCATTATGGAAAACCGCTTTGATCAATTCCGAAATGAATTTCTTGAAAAATATGAGCAGGGTAGGGACAATGAATAA
- a CDS encoding flavin reductase family protein, which produces MDKVQLKPQSMLIPLPATMVSCAAEGFKPNIITISWIGIVNSEPPMLSISVTPKRHSHQMIKMAGDFVVNLTSERNLKEADFCGNRSGREYDKFEALKLTPIPGKVVGSPMIKECPINLECQVRESMVLGSHEMFVAEIVAVHVDLDLIDDKGKINIDKLKPLVYCTVAREYRGGLTKLLSRYGEAAGKKEK; this is translated from the coding sequence ATGGACAAAGTTCAGTTAAAGCCGCAGTCGATGTTGATACCGCTTCCGGCCACCATGGTTTCCTGCGCGGCCGAAGGTTTCAAACCGAATATTATCACTATCAGCTGGATCGGGATCGTCAATTCGGAACCTCCCATGCTTTCAATTTCGGTGACGCCCAAGCGGCATTCGCATCAGATGATCAAGATGGCAGGCGATTTTGTGGTCAATCTGACCTCGGAACGAAATCTAAAGGAGGCCGATTTTTGCGGCAACCGCTCCGGGCGCGAATATGATAAGTTCGAGGCGTTGAAGTTGACTCCGATTCCCGGAAAAGTCGTCGGTTCGCCGATGATCAAGGAATGTCCGATTAATCTCGAGTGCCAGGTGCGGGAATCGATGGTTCTCGGCTCGCATGAGATGTTCGTTGCTGAGATCGTGGCTGTGCATGTTGATCTGGATTTGATCGATGATAAAGGAAAAATCAACATTGACAAACTGAAACCGCTGGTCTATTGCACGGTTGCGCGCGAATATCGCGGAGGTTTGACAAAACTGCTGTCTCGCTATGGCGAAGCTGCCGGGAAAAAGGAAAAATAA
- a CDS encoding DNA repair protein RadA: MDKKTKTAYVCTKCGAIHPKWQGQCRDCGEWNSLAEERIVKSNRKPKKVSAERPRTFAEIDDNNMSGYKSGMGEFDRVLGGALLPGSAVLLAGEPGIGKSTLILQAANAYSNNGCHILYVTGEESPGQIKKRAERLNVAGKNISIANLTDLEQILTILDEEQYNIVIVDSIQTVTSSLFDSPPGTIGQIRESAGRLIEAAKREGFALFLIGHVTKEGLVAGPKILEHMVDAVLYFEGESRYLYRILRTVKNRYGATFELGVFEMAVEGLRQVDNPSLLFLSDYEGISRSGTVVAASCEGNRPILVEIQALVSSASYGTPQRVAGGIDNKRLALLLAILEKRVGVPMGGNDVFVSVAGGLRLNEPAIDLAVLAAIVSSLRDIPVDTDLVMAGEVGLSGEVRAVSMVDRRVAEAAKLGFKKIIIPAHGAESITNKKIEILTVSTLDRALELLF, encoded by the coding sequence ATGGATAAAAAGACCAAAACCGCTTATGTCTGCACCAAATGCGGCGCCATTCATCCCAAATGGCAGGGGCAGTGCCGCGATTGCGGCGAATGGAACAGCCTGGCCGAAGAAAGAATTGTCAAATCGAACCGTAAGCCGAAGAAAGTATCTGCAGAGAGACCGCGCACCTTTGCCGAGATCGATGATAATAATATGTCGGGCTACAAGTCCGGCATGGGCGAATTCGACCGCGTCCTCGGCGGGGCTCTGCTGCCCGGAAGCGCCGTGCTTCTGGCCGGCGAACCGGGTATCGGAAAATCGACCTTGATTCTCCAGGCGGCCAATGCTTACTCGAATAACGGCTGCCATATATTATATGTCACCGGTGAGGAATCTCCCGGCCAGATAAAGAAACGGGCGGAGCGGTTGAATGTAGCCGGCAAGAATATTTCGATTGCCAACCTGACCGATCTCGAGCAGATTCTGACCATTCTCGATGAAGAGCAATATAATATTGTCATTGTCGATTCGATTCAGACGGTTACCAGCAGTCTGTTCGATTCGCCGCCCGGGACCATCGGGCAGATTCGCGAATCGGCCGGGCGGTTGATCGAGGCCGCCAAACGGGAAGGTTTCGCCCTGTTTCTGATTGGCCATGTAACCAAGGAAGGACTGGTGGCCGGGCCGAAAATACTCGAGCACATGGTGGATGCCGTCCTGTATTTCGAGGGCGAGAGCCGGTATCTCTATCGCATTTTGCGCACCGTCAAGAACCGCTATGGAGCCACGTTCGAGCTGGGTGTTTTTGAAATGGCGGTTGAAGGTTTGCGCCAGGTGGATAATCCCTCGCTGTTGTTTCTGTCCGATTATGAGGGCATTTCCCGTTCCGGGACAGTCGTGGCCGCCTCATGCGAAGGGAACCGCCCCATCCTGGTCGAGATTCAGGCGCTGGTGTCATCCGCTTCGTACGGAACACCACAGCGGGTGGCGGGCGGCATCGACAACAAAAGACTGGCGCTGCTTCTGGCCATCCTGGAAAAGCGGGTCGGTGTCCCGATGGGCGGCAATGATGTTTTTGTCTCGGTCGCCGGCGGTTTACGGTTGAATGAACCGGCTATCGACCTGGCAGTACTGGCCGCAATTGTCTCATCACTCCGCGATATCCCGGTCGATACCGATCTGGTGATGGCCGGTGAAGTGGGGCTGTCGGGTGAAGTGCGGGCGGTCAGCATGGTTGACCGGCGCGTTGCGGAAGCGGCCAAACTCGGCTTCAAAAAAATCATTATCCCGGCGCATGGCGCCGAGAGTATAACTAATAAGAAAATAGAGATATTGACTGTCTCGACGTTGGACCGGGCCCTGGAATTATTATTTTAG